A stretch of Acidovorax sp. RAC01 DNA encodes these proteins:
- a CDS encoding sigma 54-interacting transcriptional regulator, producing the protein MATSPPTAPVRSPVPQRILVVDDDADMLRLLSLRLNAAGYEVTAVASAEAALAQLDVARPQLVLSDVRLPGRDGLALFDEVRARHPSLPVILLTAHGTIPDAVEATSRGVFTYLTKPYDGKELMEKVAQALALSAPAATHAHANEAWRADIVSRSNRMTDLLAEAYMVAQSDASVLLQGDSGSGKELLAQAIHRASPRASKPFVAVNCGAIPEALLESELFGHVKGAFTDAVSNHKGLFQAADGGTLLLDEIGDMPPALQVKLLRVLQERAVRPVGASQSIPIDVRIISATHRNLEAAMATAQFREDLYYRLNVVTLMLPTLGERREDIALLANHFLDKLARKYDKRLSGFAPEALKALTMAAWPGNVRQLFNVVEQVCALSTTPLVPLTLVQRALRTPSTQVLSFAEARQRFEREYLVGLLKMTDGNVADAARLAERNRTEFYRLLQKHALTPGHFKNEPGDDVAAERHD; encoded by the coding sequence ATGGCAACCTCCCCACCCACCGCACCGGTCCGCAGCCCCGTACCCCAGCGCATCCTGGTGGTGGACGACGATGCCGACATGCTGCGGCTGCTTTCGCTGCGCCTGAATGCCGCAGGCTACGAGGTGACCGCCGTGGCGTCGGCCGAGGCCGCCCTGGCGCAGCTGGACGTGGCGCGTCCCCAGCTCGTGCTCAGCGATGTGCGCCTGCCCGGACGCGATGGCCTGGCACTTTTCGATGAGGTGCGGGCCCGGCATCCGTCGCTCCCCGTCATCCTGCTCACCGCCCACGGCACCATCCCCGATGCGGTAGAGGCCACGTCGCGCGGCGTGTTCACCTATCTCACCAAGCCCTACGACGGCAAGGAGCTGATGGAAAAGGTTGCACAGGCACTGGCGCTGAGCGCGCCGGCAGCCACGCACGCGCACGCCAACGAAGCCTGGCGGGCCGACATCGTGAGCCGCTCCAACCGCATGACCGACCTGCTGGCAGAGGCCTACATGGTGGCGCAGTCGGACGCCAGCGTGCTGCTGCAGGGCGACAGCGGCTCGGGCAAGGAACTGCTGGCGCAGGCCATCCACCGCGCCAGCCCGCGCGCCAGCAAGCCCTTCGTGGCCGTCAACTGCGGTGCCATCCCCGAGGCGCTGCTCGAATCCGAGCTCTTCGGCCACGTCAAGGGCGCCTTCACCGATGCGGTGAGCAACCACAAGGGCCTGTTTCAGGCGGCCGACGGCGGCACCCTGCTGCTCGACGAAATTGGAGACATGCCGCCCGCCCTGCAGGTCAAGCTGCTGCGCGTGCTGCAGGAGCGCGCAGTGCGGCCCGTGGGGGCGAGCCAGTCGATCCCTATCGATGTGCGCATCATCTCGGCCACGCACCGCAACCTGGAGGCCGCCATGGCCACGGCCCAGTTCCGGGAAGACCTGTACTACCGCCTGAATGTCGTCACGCTCATGCTGCCCACGCTGGGCGAGCGGCGCGAAGACATTGCCCTGCTGGCCAACCACTTCCTGGACAAGCTGGCCCGCAAGTACGACAAGCGCCTGTCGGGCTTTGCGCCCGAGGCGCTGAAAGCGCTGACCATGGCTGCGTGGCCTGGCAACGTGCGCCAGCTGTTCAACGTGGTCGAGCAGGTGTGCGCGCTCTCCACCACGCCGCTGGTACCGCTGACACTGGTGCAGCGGGCGCTGCGCACCCCCAGCACCCAGGTGCTGAGCTTTGCCGAGGCGCGCCAGCGGTTCGAGCGCGAATACCTGGTGGGCCTGCTCAAGATGACGGATGGCAATGTGGCCGATGCGGCCCGCCTGGCCGAGCGCAACCGCACCGAGTTCTATCGCCTGCTGCAAAAGCATGCCCTCACCCCGGGCCACTTCAAGAACGAGCCTGGCGACGATGTCGCCGCTGAGCGACACGATTAA
- a CDS encoding sensor histidine kinase, which yields MKPQALRPTAPHAKAEGLLHGLSFQQLLLLAFLLIAGLLGVSALRALYTLEQLMLQSRQGAAQATVLATAAQGLGQRGQALERAARQSLVLRDAQLRRNFDDMAVEARDVLASLGKGGLPPELAAQWNTHLASVSNLMDAPPDRALDNERMVAEEFVALDALHTAMVQSIQDINAQRSEALLSQVEDSRRNVTHQVVVAIVLALTLALALGIWLARPFKRLERAIRRLGENQLDRPVVISGPDDVRRVGQQLEWLRLRLVELDADKARFLRHVSHELKTPLAAMREGVALLEDGVTGELNAGQREVAQILRHNTLILQGEIEALLRFNAAAFEARQLQRRDTDLLALLEAAVESQRLQWQARGLRVTVEGPAVTLQIDPDKIASAISNLLSNAIRFSPKGGTVRLSVSIHPGQVRLDVSDQGPGVAHGDRDRVFEPFYRGTRQPEDAVRGTGIGLSIVQEYVVAHGGRVQLVEDGTHSFFRIELPYAA from the coding sequence ATGAAACCCCAAGCCCTGCGGCCCACTGCGCCACACGCGAAGGCCGAGGGCCTGCTGCACGGGCTGTCCTTTCAGCAATTGCTGCTGCTGGCGTTCCTGCTGATTGCCGGCCTGCTGGGGGTGAGCGCCTTGCGGGCGCTGTACACGCTGGAGCAGCTCATGCTGCAAAGCCGCCAAGGCGCCGCGCAGGCCACCGTGCTGGCCACGGCAGCGCAAGGGCTGGGCCAGCGCGGCCAGGCGCTGGAGCGGGCTGCACGGCAGTCGCTGGTACTGCGCGATGCACAGCTGCGCCGCAATTTCGACGACATGGCAGTAGAGGCGCGTGATGTGCTGGCATCACTGGGCAAGGGCGGGCTGCCGCCCGAGCTTGCCGCGCAATGGAACACCCACCTGGCGAGCGTGAGCAACCTCATGGACGCGCCGCCCGACCGCGCGCTCGACAACGAACGCATGGTGGCCGAGGAATTCGTGGCACTCGATGCACTGCACACCGCCATGGTCCAGTCCATCCAGGACATCAACGCGCAGCGCAGCGAGGCCCTGCTGTCGCAGGTGGAAGACAGTCGCCGAAACGTCACACACCAGGTGGTGGTGGCCATCGTGCTGGCGCTGACGCTGGCGCTGGCGCTGGGCATCTGGCTGGCACGTCCCTTCAAGCGGCTGGAGCGCGCCATCCGCCGGCTGGGTGAAAACCAGCTCGATCGCCCCGTGGTGATTTCCGGCCCGGACGACGTGCGCCGCGTGGGCCAGCAGCTCGAGTGGCTGCGCCTGCGCCTGGTGGAGCTCGACGCCGACAAGGCCCGCTTCCTGCGCCATGTGTCGCACGAGCTCAAGACCCCGCTGGCCGCCATGCGCGAAGGCGTGGCGCTGCTGGAAGACGGCGTGACGGGCGAGCTCAACGCGGGCCAGCGCGAGGTGGCCCAGATCCTGCGGCACAACACCCTGATCCTGCAGGGCGAGATCGAGGCACTGCTGCGCTTCAATGCGGCGGCCTTTGAGGCGCGGCAGCTACAGCGGCGCGATACCGACCTGCTCGCCCTGCTGGAAGCGGCCGTGGAATCACAGCGGCTGCAGTGGCAGGCGCGCGGCCTGCGCGTGACGGTGGAGGGCCCTGCGGTGACGCTGCAGATCGACCCCGACAAAATCGCTTCGGCCATCAGCAACCTGCTCTCCAACGCCATTCGCTTCTCGCCCAAGGGCGGGACGGTTCGCCTTTCGGTGTCGATCCACCCTGGCCAGGTGCGCCTGGATGTATCTGACCAGGGGCCAGGTGTGGCACACGGCGACCGCGACCGCGTGTTCGAGCCCTTTTACCGGGGCACACGCCAGCCCGAAGACGCCGTGCGCGGCACCGGGATCGGGCTGTCCATCGTGCAGGAGTACGTGGTGGCCCATGGCGGCCGCGTGCAGCTGGTCGAGGATGGAACGCACTCGTTTTTCCGGATCGAACTCCCCTATGCAGCCTGA
- the miaB gene encoding tRNA (N6-isopentenyl adenosine(37)-C2)-methylthiotransferase MiaB: MAKKVFIKTFGCQMNEYDSDKMADVLNAAQGYEPTQNVDEADLILFNTCSVREKAQEKVFSDLGRIKHLKARGVKIGVGGCVASQEGAEIIKRAPYVDVVFGPQTLHRLPEMLNQRDRQNLPQVDISFPEIEKFDHLPPARVEGASAFVSIMEGCSKYCSYCVVPYTRGEEVSRPFDDVLVEVAGLADQGVKEITLLGQNVNAYLGKMGGTAEVADFALLLEYVSDIPGIERIRYTTSHPNEFTPRLIEAYARLPKLASHLHLPVQHGSDRILMAMKRGYTAMEYKSTVRKLRAIRPDLAMSSDFIVGFPGETEDDFNKMMKLIDDIHFDNSFSFIFSPRPGTPAAGLHDDTPHDVKLRRLQHLQGVINANIKSISESRVGTVQRILVEGTSKRDAAELMGRTECNRVVNFAGHPRLVGQMVDVRVTEAKAYTLRAEVCTDEAVLAPTH, from the coding sequence ATGGCCAAAAAAGTATTCATCAAGACCTTCGGCTGCCAGATGAACGAGTACGACTCGGACAAGATGGCCGACGTGCTCAACGCCGCCCAGGGCTACGAGCCCACGCAGAACGTGGACGAGGCCGACCTCATCCTCTTCAACACCTGCTCGGTGCGCGAAAAGGCACAGGAGAAAGTGTTCAGCGACCTCGGCCGCATCAAGCACCTGAAGGCACGTGGCGTCAAGATCGGAGTGGGTGGCTGCGTGGCCAGCCAGGAAGGTGCCGAGATCATCAAGCGCGCACCCTACGTCGATGTGGTGTTTGGCCCGCAGACCCTGCACCGCCTGCCCGAAATGCTGAACCAGCGCGACCGCCAGAACCTGCCCCAGGTGGACATCAGCTTCCCCGAGATCGAAAAGTTCGACCACCTGCCGCCAGCCCGTGTCGAAGGCGCGTCGGCCTTTGTGTCGATCATGGAAGGTTGCAGCAAATACTGCAGCTACTGCGTGGTGCCCTACACCCGGGGCGAAGAGGTCAGCCGCCCATTTGACGACGTGCTGGTGGAAGTAGCGGGCCTGGCCGACCAGGGCGTGAAGGAAATCACCCTGCTGGGCCAGAACGTGAATGCCTACCTGGGCAAGATGGGCGGCACGGCAGAGGTTGCCGACTTTGCACTGCTGCTCGAATACGTATCCGACATCCCGGGCATTGAGCGCATCCGCTACACCACCAGCCACCCCAACGAATTCACGCCGCGGCTGATCGAGGCCTACGCCAGGCTGCCCAAGCTGGCCAGCCACTTGCATCTGCCCGTGCAGCACGGCAGCGACCGCATTTTGATGGCCATGAAGCGCGGGTACACCGCCATGGAATACAAGAGCACGGTGCGCAAGCTGCGCGCCATCCGCCCCGACCTGGCCATGAGCAGTGACTTCATCGTGGGTTTTCCGGGCGAGACGGAAGACGACTTCAACAAGATGATGAAGCTGATCGACGACATCCACTTTGACAACAGCTTCAGCTTCATCTTCAGCCCCCGCCCCGGCACGCCCGCAGCAGGCCTGCACGATGACACGCCGCACGACGTGAAGCTGCGCCGCCTGCAGCACCTGCAGGGCGTGATCAACGCCAACATCAAGTCCATCAGCGAAAGCCGCGTGGGCACGGTGCAGCGCATCCTGGTCGAGGGCACTTCCAAGCGCGACGCCGCCGAGCTGATGGGCCGCACGGAATGCAACCGCGTGGTCAACTTTGCGGGCCACCCGCGCCTGGTGGGGCAAATGGTGGACGTGCGGGTGACCGAAGCCAAGGCCTACACGCTGCGTGCCGAAGTCTGCACCGACGAGGCCGTGCTGGCCCCGACGCACTGA
- a CDS encoding enoyl-CoA hydratase: MSYETIEVRVEAEKVGIVTLNRPKQLNALNDQLMDELGAALKAFDADDKIGCIIVTGSERAFAAGADIGAMAKYSFADAYKGDYITRNWESIRSVRKPVIAAVSGFALGGGCELAMMCDFIIAADNAKFGQPEIKLGVIPGAGGTQRLPRAVGKSKAMDMALTARMMDATEAERAGLVSRVVPYDKLMDEALGAAITIAGFSQIAVMAAKESVNRAFEGSLTDGVMFERRLFHALFATQDQKEGMDAFVNKRPASFTHQ; encoded by the coding sequence ATGTCGTACGAAACCATCGAGGTTCGTGTGGAGGCCGAAAAGGTCGGCATCGTCACCCTGAACCGCCCCAAGCAGCTCAATGCGCTCAATGACCAGCTCATGGACGAGCTGGGCGCGGCACTCAAGGCCTTTGATGCGGACGATAAGATCGGCTGCATCATCGTCACCGGCAGCGAACGTGCGTTCGCCGCTGGCGCAGACATCGGCGCGATGGCTAAGTACAGCTTTGCCGACGCGTACAAGGGCGACTACATCACCCGCAACTGGGAATCCATCCGGTCGGTGCGCAAGCCGGTGATCGCAGCGGTGAGCGGCTTTGCACTGGGTGGCGGCTGCGAACTGGCCATGATGTGCGACTTCATCATCGCGGCCGACAACGCAAAGTTCGGCCAGCCCGAAATCAAGCTGGGCGTGATTCCCGGCGCAGGCGGTACGCAGAGGCTGCCCCGTGCGGTGGGCAAGTCCAAGGCGATGGACATGGCGCTCACAGCACGCATGATGGATGCCACCGAGGCGGAGCGCGCCGGGCTGGTCAGCCGCGTGGTTCCGTACGACAAGCTGATGGACGAAGCGTTGGGCGCGGCGATCACCATCGCCGGTTTCTCGCAGATTGCCGTGATGGCCGCCAAGGAATCCGTCAACCGCGCCTTTGAAGGCAGCCTCACCGATGGCGTGATGTTCGAACGCCGCCTGTTCCATGCGCTGTTTGCCACGCAGGACCAGAAGGAGGGCATGGACGCCTTCGTGAACAAGCGCCCAGCGAGCTTCACACACCAATAA
- a CDS encoding M61 family metallopeptidase, whose protein sequence is MPATRTHEPAAVHYRVEPADVHAHIFRITLTIAHPQAQQEVSLPVWIPGSYLVREFSKNLQNLQATQGRRRSPVTQLDKHRWLIACSPDKPLVLTYGVCAYDTSVRTAWLDASRGFFNGTSLCLRVEGSQQHAHSIEIARTEATAQWSVATGMDGLAIDKQGFGLYGAPDYEALVDCPFELGNFWTGRFTAGGVSHRFVVAGAAPSFDGKRLLADTQKICETAMAFWHGGGKPPFRSYVFMLNAVGDGYGGLEHRNSTALICGRRDLPRTGEARASEGYTTLLGLISHEYFHTWNVKRLRPAEFASLDFARENYTELLWFFEGFTSYYDDLLLRRAGLIDDATYLKLVTKTINQVLQTPGRHVQTVAQASFDAWVKYYRQDENTPNTTVSYYTKGSLVALCLDMALRSEGKTTLDDVMCALWQRCPNGLMGEDDLRTVLRELGGRAFDTELDQWVHGTAELPLAELLGKNGVRLKPETAQLAQRLGIRVQENHSIQIKTVLRGGAAEKAGMAAGDEWLGVECGGSAWRVGKLDDIAFYSGSATSVTAIVARDGRILRLTLDMLATGKPASKARKAPRIEPAGPDTVSLSVSDAAAVARWLGQPARP, encoded by the coding sequence ATGCCCGCCACCCGAACCCACGAGCCCGCTGCCGTTCACTACCGGGTTGAACCGGCCGATGTACACGCCCACATCTTCCGGATCACCCTCACGATTGCCCATCCACAGGCGCAGCAGGAGGTGTCGCTTCCGGTCTGGATTCCGGGCAGCTACCTGGTGCGTGAGTTCTCCAAGAACCTGCAGAACCTGCAGGCCACGCAAGGCCGGCGGCGCAGCCCGGTGACGCAGCTCGACAAGCACCGCTGGCTGATCGCCTGCAGTCCTGACAAGCCGCTGGTGCTGACCTACGGCGTGTGCGCCTACGACACGTCGGTGCGCACTGCCTGGCTGGATGCGTCGCGAGGCTTCTTCAACGGCACCAGCCTTTGTTTGCGCGTAGAGGGCAGCCAGCAGCATGCGCACAGCATCGAGATCGCGCGCACAGAGGCCACCGCGCAGTGGTCTGTGGCCACCGGCATGGATGGGCTCGCAATCGACAAGCAAGGCTTCGGGCTTTACGGAGCCCCCGACTACGAAGCGCTGGTGGACTGCCCCTTTGAGCTGGGCAATTTCTGGACAGGCCGCTTCACTGCCGGCGGCGTGTCGCACCGGTTCGTGGTGGCTGGCGCGGCTCCGTCGTTTGACGGCAAACGCCTGCTGGCCGACACGCAAAAGATCTGCGAGACGGCCATGGCCTTCTGGCATGGAGGCGGCAAGCCGCCTTTTCGCTCGTATGTGTTCATGCTCAACGCCGTGGGCGACGGGTATGGTGGGCTGGAGCACCGCAACTCCACGGCGCTCATCTGTGGCCGGCGCGACCTGCCCCGCACGGGCGAGGCACGTGCCAGCGAGGGCTACACCACGCTGCTGGGGCTGATCAGCCACGAGTACTTCCACACCTGGAACGTCAAGCGGCTGCGCCCGGCGGAGTTTGCATCGCTGGATTTCGCGCGCGAGAACTACACGGAACTGCTCTGGTTCTTTGAAGGTTTCACCAGCTACTACGACGACTTGCTGCTGCGTCGCGCCGGACTCATCGACGACGCCACGTACCTCAAGCTGGTCACCAAGACCATCAACCAAGTCCTCCAGACTCCGGGCCGCCACGTGCAAACCGTGGCACAGGCCAGCTTTGACGCCTGGGTGAAGTACTACCGCCAGGACGAGAACACGCCCAACACCACGGTGAGCTACTACACCAAGGGCTCGCTGGTAGCGCTGTGCCTGGACATGGCGCTGCGCAGCGAGGGCAAGACCACCCTGGACGATGTGATGTGCGCGCTGTGGCAGCGCTGCCCCAACGGCCTGATGGGCGAGGACGACCTGCGCACCGTGCTGCGGGAGCTGGGCGGCCGCGCCTTTGACACGGAGCTGGATCAATGGGTGCATGGCACGGCAGAGCTTCCGCTGGCCGAGCTGCTGGGCAAGAACGGCGTGCGCCTCAAGCCCGAGACCGCGCAGCTGGCGCAACGCCTGGGCATCCGGGTGCAGGAGAACCACAGCATCCAGATCAAGACCGTGCTGCGCGGGGGAGCGGCCGAGAAAGCCGGAATGGCTGCGGGGGATGAATGGCTGGGGGTGGAATGCGGCGGCAGTGCCTGGCGCGTGGGCAAGCTGGACGACATTGCGTTCTACAGCGGCAGCGCCACGTCTGTCACGGCGATCGTTGCCCGGGATGGCCGCATCCTGCGCCTGACGCTAGACATGCTGGCGACCGGGAAGCCCGCGTCCAAAGCCCGCAAGGCGCCACGCATCGAACCTGCAGGTCCGGACACCGTGAGCCTGTCTGTTTCCGATGCGGCAGCCGTTGCGCGCTGGCTGGGTCAACCCGCCCGGCCTTGA
- a CDS encoding DsbC family protein — MKLIPALLAAAGTLALTVSAHAQEADIRKALAERIPQMDKIDEVRPTPMKGLFEVRIGTDLFYTDAKGNYVIQGELIDTKARRNLTEDRIAKLTAVDFAALPLKDAFTIVRGDGKRKVAVFEDPNCGYCKRFERDMQNVDNVTVYLFLYPILSPDSAEKSRNIWCSKDRVAAWQDMMIRDKAVPAASCDTSALQRNLAFGRQYKITGTPTLIFANGTRVPGAIGAAEVEKRLAEASTDTASAR, encoded by the coding sequence ATGAAACTGATTCCCGCCCTGCTCGCTGCTGCCGGTACGCTGGCCTTGACCGTTTCGGCCCATGCCCAGGAGGCGGACATCCGCAAGGCGCTGGCTGAGCGCATTCCGCAGATGGACAAGATCGACGAGGTGCGCCCCACCCCCATGAAGGGCCTGTTCGAAGTGCGCATTGGCACCGATCTTTTTTACACCGATGCCAAGGGCAACTACGTCATCCAGGGCGAGCTGATTGATACCAAGGCCCGCCGCAACCTGACAGAAGACCGCATTGCCAAGCTCACTGCGGTGGATTTCGCTGCGCTTCCGCTCAAGGATGCGTTCACCATCGTGCGCGGCGACGGCAAGCGCAAGGTAGCGGTGTTCGAAGACCCGAACTGCGGTTACTGCAAGCGCTTCGAACGCGACATGCAGAACGTGGACAACGTCACGGTGTACCTGTTTCTGTACCCGATCCTGAGCCCCGACTCCGCCGAAAAATCACGCAACATCTGGTGCTCCAAGGACCGCGTCGCAGCCTGGCAAGACATGATGATCCGCGACAAGGCTGTGCCGGCCGCCAGCTGCGACACGAGCGCTCTGCAGCGCAACCTGGCGTTTGGCCGCCAGTACAAGATCACGGGCACGCCCACGCTCATCTTCGCCAACGGCACGCGCGTGCCTGGCGCCATCGGCGCGGCTGAAGTCGAAAAGCGTCTGGCCGAGGCCAGCACCGACACCGCCAGCGCCCGCTGA